The Alteromonas mediterranea DE genome contains the following window.
TGCCATTGGTTTCACTGATGAAATGTATGTAGAAGCAGGCGCTGCTATTGCATCTACCGCAGAACAAGTGTTTGCTGAAGCAGAAATGATTGTGAAAGTAAAAGAGCCACAGCCTAATGAATGTAAGATGCTTCGAAAAGGCCAAACGCTTTACACGTACCTTCACCTTGCGCCAGATCCAATGCAAACCCAACTTCTTGTTGAATCAGGTGCGACCTGTATTGCTTATGAAACTGTGACTGACGATCGCAATGGCCTGCCGTTACTTGCGCCTATGAGTGAAGTTGCTGGCCGTATGTCAGTACAAGCGGGCGCGCATTACTTAGAAAAAGCGCACGGCGGAAGCGGTACGCTACTTGGTGGCGTACCAGGTGTTGCACCAGGTAAAGTATTGGTAATTGGTGGCGGTGTTGTAGGTACAAACGCGGCTAAGATGGCGCTAGGCCTTGGTGCAGACGTCACTATTTTGGACCGTTCACTTCCTCGCCTACGTCAACTCGACGATATCTTCAACGGCCAAGTTAAAACGGTTTACTCAACGGTTGATGCTATCGAGCACTACTCTTCAAAAGCTGATCTTGTTGTCGGCGCAGTACTTATTCCAGGTGCAGCTGCACCCAAGCTTCTTACTCGTGAGCAAATTAAAGCGATGAAGCCTGGCTCTGTGCTTGTAGATGTTGCCATTGACCAAGGGGGCTGTTTTGAGACGTCTAAGGCCACTACGCACCAAGACCCAGTTTACATTGTAGATGATGTTGTTCACTACTGTGTAGCGAACATGCCAGGCGGCGTAGCGCGTACTTCTACAATGGCACTTAACAATGCGACCCTGCCATTCGGCTTAGCCCTTGCTAACAAAGGCCCAGCGAAAGCGATGCTAGAAGATAAACACCTGCTTAACGGCCTAAATGTTCACGAAGGTAAAGTAACCTATAAAGCCGTTGTTGACGCACTTGGTGAAGAGCTAGGTCTAACCTACACACCTGCTGACGTTGCGCTTAAAGGCGAGTAAGCCAAAAAAGTAACACGTTAAATTTATAAAAAAGCTCGGACAGTGAAGACTCGTCCGAGCTTTTTTGTTTCAGCCTGCAGTTTTGTATTTAGATACGTTATCAACAAAGCCGTGCTTGTAAACGCACCGCTAATCTAGCTCTAGCGCACTAAACATACCAATACATTGACGGTATCAGCCATTAAGCGAGGCGTTCACCGCTTTTAAAACCGCAATGGGGTCTTCTGCTTTCGTGATGGGCCGCCCCATTACCAAATAGCTCACGCCCGCTTTCATTGCATCAGGAGGTGTCATAACACGTTTTTGGTCGCCAGCGTCAGCGCCTACAGGGCGAATACCTGGCGTAACTAATAGAAAGTCGTCGCTATGTTTTTCACGCAACGCGCTGGCTTCTTGCGCTGAACAAACAATGCCGTCTAGC
Protein-coding sequences here:
- the ald gene encoding alanine dehydrogenase — protein: MLVGVPKEIKNHEYRVGLTPAAVKEFVSHGHSVLVETNAGDAIGFTDEMYVEAGAAIASTAEQVFAEAEMIVKVKEPQPNECKMLRKGQTLYTYLHLAPDPMQTQLLVESGATCIAYETVTDDRNGLPLLAPMSEVAGRMSVQAGAHYLEKAHGGSGTLLGGVPGVAPGKVLVIGGGVVGTNAAKMALGLGADVTILDRSLPRLRQLDDIFNGQVKTVYSTVDAIEHYSSKADLVVGAVLIPGAAAPKLLTREQIKAMKPGSVLVDVAIDQGGCFETSKATTHQDPVYIVDDVVHYCVANMPGGVARTSTMALNNATLPFGLALANKGPAKAMLEDKHLLNGLNVHEGKVTYKAVVDALGEELGLTYTPADVALKGE